One region of Halohasta litchfieldiae genomic DNA includes:
- a CDS encoding UPF0175 family protein: MARITGSYPDDLDLLIEGAVEAGVFGGKSDALREFVRKYFEDHENERIAAAVALYKREQITLGDAARLADVDRWTMRDILREHGVELRLGLVDEDDAAYEVEAASGLEFSDEDSGDEESRTK, encoded by the coding sequence ATGGCACGAATCACCGGCTCCTATCCAGACGACCTTGACCTTCTGATCGAAGGTGCTGTTGAGGCAGGGGTGTTTGGTGGCAAGAGCGATGCATTACGTGAGTTCGTCCGTAAATATTTCGAGGACCACGAAAACGAGCGTATTGCTGCTGCGGTCGCCCTCTACAAGCGCGAGCAGATCACGCTCGGTGATGCAGCAAGACTCGCTGATGTCGACCGCTGGACAATGCGTGATATCCTCCGTGAGCACGGCGTTGAACTCCGCCTCGGACTCGTTGATGAAGACGATGCAGCTTACGAGGTAGAGGCGGCGAGTGGACTCGAATTCAGTGATGAGGATTCAGGCGACGAGGAATCGCGTACGAAATGA